From Mycolicibacterium nivoides, a single genomic window includes:
- the glmS gene encoding glutamine--fructose-6-phosphate transaminase (isomerizing), whose translation MCGIVGYVGARPARGIVVDALRRMEYRGYDSAGIALIDDNGGLTVRRRAGRLANLEAALAETDDGVLTGTTGLGHTRWATHGRPTDRNAHPHRDAAGKIAVVHNGIIENFAGLRAELEADGVEFASDTDSEVAVHLVARQYANGDTAGDFPASVLAVLQRLEGHFTLVFASADDPGTIVAARRSTPLVVGIGENEMFVGSDVAAFIEHTRHAVELGQDQAVVLTADGYRITDFFGRDDLQAGRDYREFHIDWDLDAAEKGGYDYFMLKEIAEQPAAVADTLLGHFVDGRIVLDEQRLSDQELREIDKVFIVACGTAYHSGLLAKYAIEHWTRLPVEVELASEFRYRDPVLDRSTLVIAISQSGETADTLEAVRHAKTQKAKVLAICNTNGSQIPREADAVLYTRAGPEIGVAATKTFLAQIAANYLVGLALAQARGTKYPDEVEREYSELEAMPDMVSRVLAGIEPVFQLAQRFATSPTILFLGRHVGYPVALEGALKLKELAYMHAEGFAAGELKHGPIALIDEDLPVIVVMPSPKNAQMLHAKLLSNIREIQARGAVTIVIAEEGDDTVRPYADHLIEIPAVSTLFQPLLSTIPLQVFAAGVARARGYDVDKPRNLAKSVTVE comes from the coding sequence ATGTGTGGAATCGTCGGCTACGTCGGGGCGCGCCCGGCCCGCGGCATCGTCGTCGACGCGCTGCGCCGGATGGAATACCGGGGTTACGACTCCGCGGGAATCGCGCTGATCGACGACAACGGCGGGTTGACGGTACGTCGACGCGCCGGACGCCTGGCCAACCTGGAGGCCGCCCTCGCCGAGACCGACGACGGCGTGCTTACCGGCACGACCGGCCTGGGCCACACCCGGTGGGCCACCCACGGACGGCCCACCGACCGCAACGCGCACCCGCACCGCGACGCCGCGGGCAAGATCGCCGTCGTCCACAACGGCATCATCGAGAACTTCGCCGGCCTTCGCGCCGAGCTGGAAGCCGACGGGGTCGAGTTCGCCAGCGACACCGACTCCGAGGTGGCCGTCCACCTGGTGGCCCGTCAGTACGCCAACGGTGACACCGCCGGCGACTTCCCGGCGTCCGTCCTGGCCGTACTGCAGCGCCTGGAAGGCCACTTCACCCTGGTGTTCGCCAGCGCCGACGATCCGGGCACGATCGTGGCCGCTCGCCGGTCCACCCCGCTCGTCGTCGGCATCGGTGAGAACGAGATGTTCGTCGGCTCCGACGTGGCGGCGTTCATCGAGCACACCCGGCACGCCGTGGAGCTCGGCCAGGACCAGGCGGTGGTGCTGACCGCCGACGGCTACCGGATCACCGACTTCTTCGGCCGGGACGATCTGCAGGCCGGCCGGGACTACCGGGAATTCCACATCGACTGGGATCTCGACGCCGCCGAAAAGGGTGGCTACGACTACTTCATGCTCAAGGAGATCGCCGAGCAGCCCGCCGCGGTCGCCGACACCCTGCTGGGGCATTTCGTCGACGGTCGCATCGTGCTCGACGAGCAGCGCCTTTCCGATCAGGAACTGCGCGAGATCGACAAGGTCTTCATCGTCGCCTGCGGCACCGCGTACCACTCCGGCCTGCTGGCCAAATACGCCATCGAGCACTGGACCCGGTTGCCGGTCGAGGTCGAGCTGGCCAGCGAGTTCCGGTACCGCGACCCGGTGCTGGACCGCAGCACGTTGGTGATCGCCATCTCGCAGTCCGGCGAGACCGCCGACACGCTGGAGGCGGTGCGGCACGCCAAGACGCAGAAGGCCAAGGTGCTGGCGATCTGCAACACCAACGGCAGCCAGATCCCGCGCGAAGCCGACGCGGTCCTCTACACCCGGGCCGGGCCGGAGATCGGTGTGGCCGCCACCAAGACGTTCCTGGCGCAGATCGCCGCGAACTACCTGGTGGGGCTGGCCCTCGCGCAGGCCCGTGGAACCAAGTACCCCGACGAGGTCGAGCGCGAGTACAGCGAGCTGGAAGCCATGCCGGACATGGTCAGCCGGGTACTGGCCGGGATCGAGCCGGTGTTCCAGCTGGCGCAGCGGTTCGCGACGTCGCCCACGATCCTGTTCCTGGGCCGGCACGTCGGCTACCCGGTGGCGCTCGAGGGCGCGCTCAAGCTCAAGGAGCTGGCTTACATGCACGCCGAGGGCTTCGCCGCCGGTGAGCTCAAGCACGGTCCGATCGCTCTGATCGACGAGGACCTGCCGGTCATCGTGGTGATGCCGTCGCCCAAGAACGCGCAGATGCTGCACGCCAAGCTGCTGTCCAACATCCGCGAGATCCAGGCCCGCGGCGCGGTGACCATCGTGATCGCCGAGGAGGGTGACGACACGGTGCGGCCGTACGCCGATCACCTGATCGAGATCCCGGCGGTGTCAACGCTGTTCCAGCCGTTGCTGTCGACCATCCCGCTGCAGGTGTTCGCGGCCGGGGTGGCCCGGGCGCGAGGGTACGACGTCGACAAGCCGCGCAACCTGGCCAAGTCCGTCACCGTCGAATAG
- a CDS encoding aldehyde dehydrogenase family protein: MTTHTPARLQHLIAGQWISGEGDGVRSVDPSRPQSVVAEGGAASADHLEAAVAAAGESVRAWAATPMATRGGVLLAAAEILDDKAGEWGRDLSVEEGKTLAEGVGEVRRAAQILRYYGNEGDRQAGEIYASPRAGEQILVTRKPVGVVGVITPFNFPIAIPAWKIAPALIYGNSVVWKPASTVPLLAMHLARALDSAGLPAGVLNLLIGSSAIGDGIVNHPDVDAVTFTGSTGIGRRIASMAAARGVPAQAEMGGKNAAVVLDDADLDLAVEQVMMGAFRSTGQKCTATSRLILTEKIADRFLEALADRAEALVVGDPVHEATQMGPVVSESAYKTITTGVETARAQGATVLAGGRAYADGPLAEGYFIAPTVVELNGAPADVWTEELFGPVLAVRRAADADAAFAMANDSEFGLSAAVFTQDLTRALQAVEQIDVGVLHVNSESAGADPHVPFGGAKKSGLGPKEQGGAAREFFTHTTTVYLRGGQARA, encoded by the coding sequence ATGACTACGCATACACCGGCACGGCTTCAGCACCTCATTGCCGGGCAATGGATTTCCGGCGAGGGTGATGGCGTCCGCAGTGTCGATCCTTCGCGGCCACAGTCGGTCGTCGCCGAAGGCGGCGCCGCGAGCGCGGACCATCTCGAGGCGGCGGTGGCCGCCGCCGGCGAGTCGGTTCGCGCATGGGCGGCCACCCCGATGGCCACTCGCGGTGGTGTGCTGCTGGCCGCTGCCGAGATCCTCGACGACAAGGCCGGCGAGTGGGGACGCGATCTGTCGGTAGAAGAAGGTAAGACGCTGGCCGAAGGCGTCGGTGAAGTGCGTCGCGCGGCCCAGATCCTGCGCTACTACGGCAACGAGGGGGACCGGCAGGCCGGCGAGATCTATGCCTCGCCGCGGGCCGGTGAGCAGATCCTGGTCACCCGCAAGCCGGTTGGCGTGGTCGGGGTGATCACCCCGTTCAACTTTCCCATCGCCATCCCGGCCTGGAAGATCGCTCCGGCCCTGATTTACGGGAACTCGGTGGTGTGGAAGCCCGCCAGTACGGTGCCGCTGCTGGCGATGCACCTGGCGCGCGCGCTCGACAGCGCCGGCCTGCCCGCGGGCGTGCTCAACTTGCTCATCGGGAGCTCGGCCATCGGCGACGGGATCGTCAACCATCCCGACGTCGACGCCGTCACATTCACCGGCTCCACCGGCATCGGGCGGCGGATCGCGAGTATGGCCGCCGCCCGCGGGGTTCCGGCGCAAGCCGAGATGGGTGGCAAGAACGCCGCTGTCGTGCTCGACGATGCAGATCTGGACCTGGCGGTCGAGCAGGTGATGATGGGTGCGTTCCGTTCGACCGGCCAAAAGTGCACGGCCACATCCCGGTTGATCCTCACCGAGAAGATCGCCGACCGTTTCCTAGAGGCGCTCGCTGACCGTGCCGAGGCGCTCGTCGTGGGCGACCCGGTTCACGAGGCCACCCAGATGGGTCCGGTCGTCAGTGAGTCGGCGTACAAGACGATCACGACCGGCGTCGAAACCGCGCGGGCCCAGGGAGCGACAGTCCTGGCCGGCGGACGGGCATATGCCGACGGCCCGCTGGCCGAGGGCTACTTCATCGCGCCGACCGTCGTCGAACTCAACGGGGCACCGGCCGACGTGTGGACCGAGGAGCTGTTCGGCCCGGTCCTGGCCGTCCGGCGGGCCGCCGATGCTGACGCCGCGTTCGCCATGGCCAACGACAGCGAATTCGGGCTCTCGGCAGCGGTTTTCACCCAGGATCTGACCCGGGCCCTGCAGGCCGTCGAGCAGATCGACGTGGGCGTGCTGCACGTGAACTCCGAGTCGGCAGGCGCCGATCCGCACGTGCCGTTCGGGGGCGCCAAGAAGAGCGGGCTGGGCCCCAAGGAACAGGGCGGCGCTGCCAGGGAATTCTTCACCCACACCACCACGGTGTACCTGCGCGGCGGGCAGGCGAGAGCATGA
- a CDS encoding CaiB/BaiF CoA transferase family protein, with protein sequence MNAGALDGITVIDFSRVLAGPYATMMLGDFGADVIKIERPGVGDDTREWGPPYDADGVATYFNAVNRNKRSLVLDLTDPGDVARARELVSRADIVVENFRPGTMDKLGLGYDTLREVKPDLIYCAITGFGRDGGADLPGYDLLVQAVGGLMSITGTEPGDPTKVGVAMVDVLTGMHAITGILVALAHRDRTGQGQRVDTDLLSVLLSSMVNQASGFLGAGSVPTMMGNRHPSIAPYQTFNTADRPIALAVGNDKQFRLLVTALGLDGLADDERFSSNALRVRHRDELCALLEAEFSNHGADYWYGVLTAVGVPAGPINDMAEAFAFAEKLGLAATVPVPGSSTPQVANPVSLSATPVQYRSAPPRLGEHLLGDPAGVTA encoded by the coding sequence ATGAACGCCGGTGCGCTCGACGGAATCACCGTCATCGACTTCAGCCGCGTACTGGCCGGCCCGTACGCCACCATGATGCTCGGCGACTTCGGGGCCGACGTCATCAAGATTGAGCGGCCCGGCGTCGGGGACGACACCCGCGAGTGGGGACCGCCGTATGACGCGGACGGCGTGGCAACGTATTTCAACGCCGTCAACCGCAACAAGCGTTCTCTGGTGCTCGATCTCACCGATCCCGGCGACGTCGCCCGTGCCCGCGAGTTGGTCAGCCGCGCCGACATCGTGGTCGAGAACTTCCGGCCCGGAACCATGGACAAACTCGGTCTGGGCTACGACACGCTCCGCGAGGTCAAACCAGACCTGATCTATTGCGCCATCACCGGATTCGGCCGGGACGGCGGCGCCGACCTGCCCGGCTACGATCTGCTGGTCCAAGCCGTCGGCGGGCTGATGAGCATCACCGGAACCGAACCCGGCGACCCAACGAAGGTCGGGGTGGCGATGGTCGACGTGCTCACCGGCATGCACGCCATCACGGGCATCCTGGTGGCACTGGCTCACCGCGACCGCACCGGTCAGGGACAACGCGTCGACACCGACCTGTTGTCAGTGTTGTTGTCCTCCATGGTCAATCAGGCCTCGGGATTCCTGGGCGCCGGCAGCGTCCCGACGATGATGGGAAATCGCCACCCGAGCATCGCGCCCTACCAAACCTTCAACACCGCGGATCGGCCCATCGCGCTGGCCGTCGGCAACGACAAGCAGTTCCGGTTGTTGGTCACCGCGCTTGGGCTCGACGGGCTCGCCGACGACGAACGCTTCAGCTCGAACGCGCTACGCGTGCGTCACCGAGATGAGCTGTGTGCTCTGTTGGAGGCCGAGTTCAGCAATCACGGAGCCGATTACTGGTATGGCGTCCTCACTGCTGTGGGGGTGCCGGCCGGGCCCATCAACGACATGGCCGAGGCGTTCGCCTTCGCCGAGAAGCTGGGCTTGGCCGCGACCGTCCCGGTGCCCGGCAGCAGCACCCCTCAGGTCGCCAATCCGGTGTCGCTGTCGGCGACGCCGGTGCAGTACCGCAGTGCACCGCCCCGACTGGGAGAGCACCTGCTCGGCGACCCCGCCGGCGTCACGGCTTGA
- a CDS encoding dienelactone hydrolase family protein, which translates to MASTKKLFAGLTRRGPYRVLRGDLAFAGMPGVVYTPESGLNLPGVVFGHEWMTQADNYTHTLEHLASWGIVAAAPNTETGLAPSVLNFAFDLGAALEIITGVRLGTGKISVHPGKRGVVGHGFGGSAAVFAAAGMGGDPHRPKAVVSLFPTVTKPPAEQPASTLQVPGLVLTAPGDPMTLRSNAVELARAWEGATLRTVSKAQAGGLVEGRRLARFIGLPGADRSTQKTVRGLLTGYLLATLTGDKTYRAFADPEGDLPHTEPADPNADPVALEDKVVALLKP; encoded by the coding sequence GTGGCCAGCACAAAGAAGCTCTTCGCAGGGTTGACCCGCCGCGGACCGTATCGGGTTCTGCGCGGTGACCTGGCGTTCGCCGGCATGCCGGGCGTGGTGTACACGCCGGAGTCCGGCCTGAACCTGCCCGGAGTGGTGTTCGGCCACGAGTGGATGACGCAGGCGGACAACTACACGCACACCCTGGAGCACCTGGCCTCCTGGGGCATCGTGGCGGCGGCCCCCAACACCGAGACGGGCCTGGCGCCGTCGGTGCTCAATTTCGCCTTCGACCTGGGCGCGGCCCTCGAGATCATCACCGGGGTGCGGCTGGGGACCGGCAAGATCAGCGTGCACCCGGGCAAGCGGGGTGTGGTCGGGCACGGTTTCGGCGGCTCGGCCGCGGTGTTCGCCGCCGCGGGCATGGGCGGCGATCCGCACCGCCCGAAGGCTGTGGTGTCGCTGTTCCCGACGGTTACCAAGCCGCCGGCCGAGCAACCGGCGTCGACGCTGCAGGTACCCGGCCTGGTCCTGACCGCCCCCGGCGATCCGATGACCCTGCGTTCGAACGCCGTGGAGCTGGCCCGGGCCTGGGAGGGCGCGACGCTACGCACGGTGAGCAAGGCGCAGGCCGGCGGTCTGGTCGAGGGCCGCCGACTGGCCCGGTTCATCGGGCTGCCCGGCGCCGACCGGAGCACCCAGAAGACCGTTCGCGGCCTTCTCACCGGCTACCTGCTGGCCACGTTGACCGGCGACAAGACCTACCGCGCCTTTGCCGACCCCGAGGGCGACCTGCCGCACACCGAGCCGGCCGACCCGAACGCCGATCCGGTCGCTCTCGAGGACAAGGTGGTCGCGCTGCTCAAGCCGTGA